In Oncorhynchus keta strain PuntledgeMale-10-30-2019 chromosome 19, Oket_V2, whole genome shotgun sequence, a single genomic region encodes these proteins:
- the LOC118398785 gene encoding cell cycle control protein 50A-like translates to MMASSYNAKEDGHVTVPGGGTIQNKKPDNTAFKQQRLPAWQPILTAGTVLPAFFVIGLIFIPIGIGLYVTSNNIKEFEIDYTGTDMSSPCFNCSQSFSWNSTRPCTCALPFSLEQPFESNVFMYYGLSNFYQNHRRYVKSRDDSQLNGDTTSLMNPSKECEPYARNEKMPIAPCGAIANSMFNDTLDLYYIDPNGTRIQIPLMKKGIAWWTDKHVKFRNPGGNPNLTSAFQGTTKPINWRKPVYELDTDAENNGFINEDFIVWMRTAALPTFRKLYRIIQKKNNMTPTLPRGNYTLEVTYNYPVRSFEGRKRVILSTISWMGGKNPFLGIAYITVGSVCFFLGVVLLIIHHKYGSRNNTADIPN, encoded by the exons ATGATGGCGTCGAGCTACAACGCGAAGGAAGACGGTCACGTCACCGTACCTGGTGGTGGGACCATCCAGAATAAAAAGCCCGATAACACAGCTTTTAAACAACAACGATTACCTGCTTGGCAACCCATCCTGACAGCTGGCACAGTTCTTCCAGCTTTCTTCGTTATCGGGCTTATCTTCATCCCCATTGGTATCGGTCTCTACGTCACGTCCAACAACATCAAGGAGTTCGAG ATTGATTATACTGGGACTGACATGTCCAGCCCATGCTTCAACTGCTCCCAGAGCTTTAGTTGGAACAGCACAAGACCATGCACCTGTGCACTGCCCTTCTCTCTGGAACAGCCCTTTGAA AGCAACGTATTCATGTATTATGGCCTGTCCAACTTCTACCAAAATCACCGGCGCTATGTCAAGTCCAGGGATGACAGTCAACTAAATGGTGACACCACCTCTCTAATG AACCCCAGTAAAGAGTGTGAGCCCTATGCTCGCAATGAAAAAATGCCAATTGCTCCCTGTGGTGCAATCGCCAACAGCATGTTTAATG ACACTTTGGATCTGTATTACATTGACCCTAATGGCACAAGAATCCAAATTCCTCTGATGAAGAAGGGGATCGCTTGGTGGACAGATAAGCATGTGAAGTTCAGGAATCCTGGAGGCAACCCCAACCTCACAAGTGCTTTTCAAG GTACAACCAAGCCGATCAACTGGCGCAAGCCTGTCTATGAACTAGACACAGACGCTGAGAATAACGGCTTCATCAATGAGGACTTCATTGTGTGGATGCGTACAGCTGCCCTCCCCACTTTCCGTAAGCTGTACCGTATTATCCAAAAGAAGAACAACATGACGCCGACACTTCCCCGTGGCAACTACACCCTGGAAGTCACCTACA ACTATCCTGTTCGTAGCTTTGAAGGCCGGAAGCGTGTGATCCTGAGCACCATCTCCTGGATGGGGGGCAAGAACCCTTTCCTGGGCATCGCTTACATCACTGTGGGCTCTGTCTGCTTCTTCCTGGGAGTGGTCCTCCTCATCATCCACCACAAATATGGCAGCCGCAACAACACCGCTGACATCCCTAACTAA
- the LOC118398786 gene encoding cytochrome c oxidase subunit 7A2, mitochondrial-like has protein sequence MWQYAPFPDASVNPPKKLAETWCYCVLVRRLTWEKMYGHIQALQHVSRRALSNSSRRQLENKVIQKQNHFQEDNEIPIHLKGGVSDAILIQNHNGTHYSGICACHI, from the exons ATGTGGCAGTATGCCCCCTTTCCTGACGCGTCAGTAAATCCTCCAAAGAAACTAGCGGAAACGTGGTGTTACTGTGTCCTTGTACGACGACTGACGTGGGAAAAGATGTACGGACACATTCAA GCGCTCCAGCATGTTTCGCGGCGGGCGCTGAGCAACAGCTCACGCAGGCAGTTGGAGAACAAGGTCATACAGAAGCAGAATCATTTTCAG GAGGACAATGAGATTCCAATTCATTTGAAAGGGGGTGTCAGCGATGCTATCCTAATACAGAACCACAATGGCACTCACTATTCTGG GATCTGCGCATGTCATATATGA